A stretch of DNA from Paramisgurnus dabryanus chromosome 19, PD_genome_1.1, whole genome shotgun sequence:
TGAGTGCTCTGGTAGAAAGGCTTAAAGGGCGGGGGTTTGTTTTGggggtaacaaacactgttcccggggtaacaaacactgttcccttggACACGGTTCTGCTGGGAAACCACAAAACATCCAATAGgtcccaccgagatttgaactcggatcgctggattcagagtccagagtgctaaccattacaccatggaaccacggTTTGCTTTTGCACCTGACTCCCTGGGTCACGGAGAAAAGGACACTCGGACAGGGTCTGTCAGGTAAGCCGCAGTGAGTCGGCTAAACAAAACCTTAAGAATTGGCCCTGattgccgaaacccgggatcgaaccagggacctttagatcttcagtctaacgctctcccaactgagctatttcggccGGAACGGCTTATGTGGCAGAAATGTCCACGAGAAATCACACCATTAAAGCGGTCAGCCAGAGGAGGTAGAATAAAACACTTGGCCCGTACGGGGAtcgaacccgcgaccttggcgttattagcaccacgctctaaccaactgagctaaccggccacACGTTTACATGTGGACCTGCGCATGTCTCTGACAAGACTGACATGAATGTTTCATAGTGTAGCAGCAACAAGAAGCAAGGCGAGagacgggctcgtccgggatttgaacccgggacgtCTCGCACCCAAAGCGAGAATTATACCCCTAGACCAGGGGTCCCCAACTAAATTGGCAAGAGGTCCACTAACTCGACCAGCCCAGTAAACGAGGGTCCGGACATGCAAAAACACCCGGCAATAATTCagttttctttccttttatTAAATTGTAACCATGTCAATTGACAATAAAACCTTTGATAATAAAATCTTTATCTTTAAATGTATTCAACTGATTTTGTTGAAATTCATTCAAGTATGTTATTTCATTTTAGTGCCAATATTCAACTGTCAAACTTTTCAACATCAATAACAGCAACAGGaagcataaaaataaatactgaaAATCACAATCTTAATATATTAGGTGCAAATGATTTACCTTCATAACCAACCACCTTCATAAAAATACATTCAGTGTTGTGAACAGCTGCTATTGCACATAAACTTGCAAACATTGTATTTCAAAAGTGCAAAAAGGGAACAAATAATGCACCTCATAAtgcattacataaaaaaatggtTAAACAATACTTCTATTAGTGcaacaaaaaataaagtaaacacTTTTGTAAACAGGCAAGTTTGTAACCTTAGCTCAGTGTGAGAAATTTGCGTTGGCACTGGCAGCCAATCTCTTAAATCTGGGTAGGAATGGAGTCAAAGCAATTCTCAGACATGCATGCACACGGTCATTGGTCAGTTGTGAGCGGTACTTATTCTTAATGATGTTTAGCGTAGAGAAGGCTGACTCACAGCAATAGGTAGAGCCAAACATTGTTAATGTGTACACGTCCACTTTGTGAAGTACAGGAAACTTTGCCTTTGGCACCGTCTGCAGCCAAAATGTGACAGGGTCAGAGGATTCACATTGCTCTCTTAACACTACATCAGCCTGTAAATCTAATAGCTCCATTTGAAGGGCCTGTGCATTAGCCCATTTGTACATATGTACTGCCTCCTTTGAGAAAGAAATAACATTCTTAACCAAAAATGGACTCCTAACAAAGAGCATCAGCTGATCTCCCAATGAAAAGCCATCAAAGTGAGCTTTAAAGTTTTCAATCAACTTTTGGATAAAGTCAGAATGAGCAGTGATATTGCTGTCCTGTATCTCCTTCATTGAAGGAAAATGTGTACAGTCCTGCTCAAGATCCATTTTCAGAATGTCCAGTTTCCTCTGAAACGACTGGACTGCAGCCACCAAGTCACACACAGAATTGTCTTTCCCTTGAAGCTTCAGATTGAGGTCATTTAAATGCCCTGTGATGTCAACCAGAAACGCCAGTGTGTCCATGTTACTTTCCTCTTCTAAAAACTGCAAAAAAACCTGAGCCTTGTGACTCTTTTGTTGTGCAAGGAAATCTTTAATTTCATTTCTTATCTTCCAAAAGCGCGCCAGCACTTTTCCTTTACTCAACCATCTGACATTGGAGTGCAAGAGTAGGTCATTGGCAGGAGCATCTACTTCTGCTAAAAACTCCCTGAGCAGACGATGCTGGTGAGCTGATGAAGCCCTGAGAAAGTTAACTAGTTTGGTGATGGTGTTCATAACTTCTGCGTGGTGCTCTGAAAGTGTGGAGCAGAGAACAGACAAGTGGATAATGCAGTGATATGACAAGAGCTCTGG
This window harbors:
- the LOC135780039 gene encoding SCAN domain-containing protein 3-like, giving the protein MVKECMEALADTLFEGKEGQQLKQKVRQIPLSSTTTTRRAELLSEDVQSQLDSAIQSAPCIALAADESTDVSDNAQLLVYVRFYNEETKTFVEDILGVTALKTHTRGEDIYLAIKEMLTQRRIDVKNVVSITTDGAPSMMGREKGAVSRLKEDNPELLSYHCIIHLSVLCSTLSEHHAEVMNTITKLVNFLRASSAHQHRLLREFLAEVDAPANDLLLHSNVRWLSKGKVLARFWKIRNEIKDFLAQQKSHKAQVFLQFLEEESNMDTLAFLVDITGHLNDLNLKLQGKDNSVCDLVAAVQSFQRKLDILKMDLEQDCTHFPSMKEIQDSNITAHSDFIQKLIENFKAHFDGFSLGDQLMLFVRSPFLVKNVISFSKEAVHMYKWANAQALQMELLDLQADVVLREQCESSDPVTFWLQTVPKAKFPVLHKVDVYTLTMFGSTYCCESAFSTLNIIKNKYRSQLTNDRVHACLRIALTPFLPRFKRLAASANANFSH